A region from the Pseudomonas sp. KU26590 genome encodes:
- a CDS encoding phosphatase PAP2 family protein, which produces MDYPALFQPRWNAKKFLLCNLGALALLLLWIWPTGHAAFTHFDEGLFHLLNRPLLQNKAWLWIWTIASMRPFDIVVGLVLLTLLIKGDWVFKSLQTRAALIGFVLTLILLLVIRTVFSKIIDHSALQHDSASVMIPDAIKLSEIFPELEDKWQLKDRSSQSFPGDHASVLLIWAMFMSVYSRTAGQRVVIWALAFLFMMPRLVAGAHWGQDDYIGGVMIALLALAWSCYTPFVATASGFLFRLTAPVFNVLGRLPLLKCLSIMKQGSHL; this is translated from the coding sequence ATGGACTATCCCGCATTGTTCCAACCCAGGTGGAACGCCAAAAAATTCTTGCTGTGTAATCTGGGGGCGCTGGCACTGCTGCTGCTGTGGATCTGGCCCACGGGCCACGCGGCTTTCACTCACTTCGACGAGGGCCTGTTTCACCTCCTGAACCGCCCGCTCCTGCAAAACAAAGCGTGGCTGTGGATCTGGACGATTGCCAGTATGCGGCCCTTCGATATCGTCGTCGGCCTGGTTCTACTCACGCTGCTTATAAAGGGCGACTGGGTGTTCAAATCCTTACAAACGCGTGCCGCACTGATCGGCTTTGTGCTGACGCTGATCCTGCTGCTGGTCATCCGGACGGTGTTTTCCAAGATCATCGACCACAGCGCGCTGCAACATGACAGCGCGTCGGTGATGATCCCTGATGCCATCAAGCTCAGCGAGATATTCCCGGAGCTGGAAGACAAGTGGCAGCTCAAGGACCGTTCCAGCCAGAGTTTTCCGGGCGACCACGCCTCGGTGCTGTTGATCTGGGCGATGTTCATGAGCGTCTACAGCCGCACAGCAGGCCAGCGCGTGGTCATCTGGGCGCTGGCGTTCCTGTTCATGATGCCGCGCCTGGTCGCCGGCGCACATTGGGGTCAGGACGATTACATTGGCGGCGTGATGATCGCGTTGCTCGCGCTGGCCTGGAGCTGCTACACCCCGTTCGTGGCCACCGCTAGCGGATTCCTGTTTCGACTGACTGCACCCGTCTTCAATGTGCTGGGCCGCCTACCGTTACTCAAATGCCTGAGCATCATGAAGCAGGGCTCTCATTTGTAA